One part of the Coffea eugenioides isolate CCC68of chromosome 10, Ceug_1.0, whole genome shotgun sequence genome encodes these proteins:
- the LOC113750495 gene encoding uncharacterized protein LOC113750495 produces MASCHHITISDPEEEEEDADDAPPELEQGVKNTVDELKEINLGTNDDPRPIYISSCMTPEEEKEYVDLLLEFRDVFAWNYSEMPSLDPRVAVHNLSVKRGIKPVKQTQRRFRPELIPLIENEINRLIEAGFIRECYVDDLVVKSKKREDHIQDLRKVFQRLRRYQLKMNPLKCAFGVTSGKFLGFIVHQRGIEVDRSKIDAIVNMPEPRNIHELKSLQGKLAYIRRFISNLAGRCQPFSRLMKKWVPFEWDESCRNAFTSIKMYLMNPPVLAAPISGKPLILYIFAQERSVGALLAQENDEGKENALYYLSRMMTSNELNYSPIEKLCLALIFVIQKLKHYFQTHTIRLISKSNPIKYFMAKPVLSDRLARWYLQFQQFEIIYVPAKAVKGQILADFLADHPLPAEWELTDELPDEEVFMVESPWSMYFDGAAHRDGAGAGIIFHTPEANILPYSFTLTRRCSNNVAEYQALILGLETAVDMKQLHLRVYGDSKLVVNQLLGVYDVKKPELIPYYKYARQLMGYLGDARLSKAFNKHVRPRSFQIGELVLAVRRPIILTHGGQRKFTPKWDGPYVIREVYTNGSYKLVAEDGLRVGPINGKYLKRYYA; encoded by the exons ATGGCTTCCTGTCACCATATTACGATCAGTGAtcccgaagaagaagaagaagatgcagacGACGCTCCCCCTGAACTTGAGCAAGGGGTAAAAAATACGGTCGATGAGCTAAAAGAGATTAACCTTGGCACAAACGACGATCCTCGCCCAATTTACATAAGCTCTTGTATgactcctgaagaagaaaaagagtatgTTGATTTGCTGCTCGAGTTCAGGGACGTCTTTGCTTGGAATTACTCAGAAATGCCTAGTTTGGATCCAAGGGTCGCCGTTCATAATTTGTCCGTCAAGCGGGGAATAAAACCTGTCAAGCAAACGCAAAGGCGCTTTCGGCCCGAATTGATTCCCctgatagaaaatgagataaatcGATTGATTGAAGCTGGATTTATACGAGaa TGCTATGTCGATGATCttgtggtgaaatcaaagaagcggGAAGATCATATTCAAGACCTTCGAAAAGTTTTCCAACGCCTTCGGAGATACCAACTGAAGATGAATCCTTTGAAGTGTGCGTTCGGAGTCACTTCTGGCAAGTTTCTCGGTTTTATCGTTCATCAGCGAGGAATAGAAGTCGATCGATCTAAAATTGATGCCATCGTGAACATGCCTGAACCGCGaaatattcatgaattgaagagTCTTCAAGGGAAGTTGGCTTATATCCGCaggtttatctctaatttggccGGACGATGCCAACCCTTCAGTCGACTGATGAAGAAATGGGTGCCCTTCGAGTGGGATGAATCGTGTAGGAATGCCTTTACAAGCATCAAAATGTATCTCATGAATCCTCCAGTTTTGGCTGCACCCATCTCAGGAAAACCATTGATTCTCTATATTTTCGCCCAAGAACGGTCGGTTGGGGCcttacttgctcaagaaaacgATGAAGGTAAGGAGAATGCACTGTATTACTTGAGCCGGATGATGACATCTAATGAGTTGAACTACTCGCCCATCGAGAAGTTGTGTTTGGCACTTATATTTGTCATTCAGAAGTTGAAACATTACTTTCAAACACACACTATTCGACTCATATCTAAGTCTAATCCCATTAAATACTTCATGGCAAAACCTGTACTGTCTGATCGACTCGCGAGATGGTACCTCCAGTTTCAacagtttgaaattatttacgTACCTGCGAAGGCTGTCAAAGGACAAATATTGGCAGACTTTTTAGCCGATCATCCCCTACCTGCCGAGTGGGAGTTGACTGATGAACTTCCCGatgaagaagtgtttatggTCGAATCTCCGTGGTCGATGTATTTCGATGGAGCCGCGCACCGTGACGGAGCCGGTGCAGGAATTATCTTTCATACTCCTGAAGCAAATATATTGCCATACTCTTTCACTTTAACACGCCGGTGTTCCAACAATGTGGCTGAATATCAGGCGTTGATTCTCGGTCTTGAAACGGCTGTAGACATGAAACAGTTGCATCTTAGAGTCTAcggtgattcaaaattggtggtAAATCAACTTCTTGGTGTTTATGATGTCAAGAAACCCGAATTGATCCCATATTATAAGTATGCAAGGCAACTCATGGGATATCTGGGCGAT GCTCGCCTTTCAAAGGCATTCAATAAGCACGTTCGACCCCGCTCTTTTCAAATTGGAGAGTTAGTGCTCGCCGTTCGGAGACCAATCATTCTCACTCATGGCGGACAAAGAAAGTTTACTCCTAAGTGGGATGGTCCATATGTCATTCGAGAAGTATATACAAATGGCTCATACAAGTTGGTTGCCGAAGATGGATTAAGGGTTGGCCCCATCAATGGCAAGTACCTAAAAAGGTACTATGCATAA